The following proteins are co-located in the Pyricularia oryzae 70-15 chromosome 1, whole genome shotgun sequence genome:
- a CDS encoding isochorismatase has protein sequence MSVGQTIIGNPSSAFWLFDGTTYDLTHPDSPTTPSPSPTIRLPTSTAPILISPSKTALVIVDMQNFFLSPALGRPAAPDSPGNLAARSLLDHAIPAARRAGIQILYLNWGLTDDDLAALPPVLFRAFGTRRVERPQGGGEGEVVSPPGLGDDLGTVTLADGSTVPAGRKLVRGQWNAALHPPLQASCDESQRGPLPDRVFHKNRISGFQCGPYGAAAPPIYDFLRRRGIATLLFAGVNTDQCVLGSLQDACNAGFDAVLLRDCVGTSSPDFARLMVEFNCRRTWGFVAEGKALTGAVEEMLAGGMK, from the exons ATGAGTGTTG GACAAACCATAATCGGCAACCCCTCCTCCGCCTTCTGGCTCTTTGACGGAACCACCTACGACCTCACCCACCCCGACTCCCCCACAACCCCATCACCCTCACCCACCATCCGCCTGCCGACATCGACGGCCCCGATCCTCATCTCCCCGTCCAAGACCGCGCTCGTCATAGTCGACATGCAAAACTTCTTCCTCTCCCCGGCGCTCGGCCGCCCCGCCGCCCCCGACAGCCCGGGGAATCTCGCCGCGCGCAGCCTGCTCGACCACGCCATCCCCGCCGCGCGCCGCGCCGGCATCCAAATCCTCTACCTGAACTGGGGCCTGACGGACGACGACCTGGCCGCGCTGCCTCCCGTGCTCTTCCGCGCCTTCGGCACGAGGCGCGTGGAGCGGCcccagggcggcggcgagggcgaggtcGTCTCCCCGCCCGGCCTGGGCGACGACCTGGGCACCGTCACGCTGGCGGACGGCAGCACCGTGCCGGCGGGGAGGAAGCTGGTGCGGGGCCAGTGGAACGCGGCGCTGCACCCGCCGCTGCAGGCCTCGTGCGACGAGTCGCAGCGCGGCCCGCTGCCGGACCGGGTGTTCCACAAGAACCGCATCTCGGGGTTCCAGTGCGGGCCGTACggggccgcagcgccgccGATCTACGACTTTCTGAGGCGGCGGGGGATCGCGACGCTGCTGTTCGCCGGGGTCAACACGGACCAGTGCGTGCTGGGGTCGCTCCAGGACGCGTGCAACGCCGGCTTCGACGCGGTGCTGCTCAGGGACTGCGTCGGGACTAGCAGTCCCGACTTTGCGAGGTTGATGGTCGAGTTCAACTGTCGGAGGACGTGGGGGTTCGTGGCCGAAGGAAAGGCGTTGACGGGCGCCGTTGAGGAGATGCTGGCGGGCGGGAtgaagtga
- a CDS encoding oxidoreductase domain-containing protein — protein sequence MSDQKNFNVGVVGYGMSAKVFHIPFIKLTEGLTLHSIVQRSPKPNDSAPHDYPDIHHHTSVDTLVADPALDLVVISTTPDTHYAFVKQALEAGKHVLVEKPFVPTSAQAVELADLARTKGKLLCVYQNRRWDGDFVTLRRLLEVGELGRVWEFETHFDRHRAAHPTNWKASMTMSQGGGVVYDLGTHLVDQVYVLFGKPSTVSAKFVRQREGRLVSGVNGIEDEPDSVNAVLSYADSGLLVHVRIGVLSVEAEQPRFWVRGSEGTYRKTGLDTQEDQLKAGMTGTEKEFGRDEKPGRLAKLSAEGKAQEVAYPNIDPPATYLQLYRGLAAALRSGKEEDCPVPAAQAAEVLKIIEAMRESAKTGKDVVPA from the exons ATGTCCGATCAAAAGAATTTCAACGTTGGAGTGGTTGGATATGG CATGTCCGCCAAGGTCTTCCACATCCCATTCATCAAACTCACCGAAGGCCTCACCCTACACTCCATCGTCCAGCGCAGCCCCAAGCCCAACGACTCAGCCCCGCATGACTATCCGGACATTCACCACCACACGTCAGTCGACACCCTCGTGGCCGACCCAGCCCTggacctcgtcgtcatctccACCACACCCGACACCCACTACGCCTTTGTCAAGCAGGCGCTCGAGGCCGGCAAGCACGTCCTGGTCGAGAAGCCGTTCGTGCCGACCTCGGCTCAGGCCGTCGAGCTCGCCGACCTGGCTCGCACCAAGGGCAAACTGCTGTGCGTGTACCAGAACCGCCGATGGGACGGCGACTTTGTCACGCTCCGGCGACTGCTCGAGGTCGGCGAGCTGGGCCGCGTGTGGGAGTTCGAGACGCACTTTGACCGCCACCGCGCCGCGCACCCGACCAACTGGAAGGCCAGCATGACCATGTcgcagggcggcggcgtcgtctACGACCTGGGCACCCACCTCGTCGACCAGGTCTACGTCCTCTTTGGCAAGCCCTCGACCGTGAGCGCAAAGTTTGTCCGCCAGCGCGAGGGCCGCCTCGTCTCGGGCGTGAACGGCATCGAGGACGAGCCGGACAGCGTCAACGCCGTGCTGAGCTATGCCGATTCTGGACTGCTGGTCCATGTGCGCATCGGAGTGCTGAGCGTCGAGGCCGAGCAGCCTAGGTTCTGGGTCCGTGGCAGCGAGGGCACGTACCGCAAGACGGGGCTCGATACGCAAGAGGACCAGCTCAAGGCGGGCATGACGGGGACCGAGAAGGAGTTTGGCAGGGATGAGAAGCCTGGAAGGCTGGCCAAGCTGTCTGCAGAGGGCAAGGCGCAGGAGGTTGCGTACCCCAACATCGATCCACCGGCTACGTACCTGCAGCTGTACAGGGGACTTGCGGCTGCGCTGAGATCTGGCAAGGAGGAGGACTGCCCTGTGCCGGCGGCCCAGGCGGCGGAGGTGTTGAAGATCATTGAGGCGATGCGGGAGAGTGCCAAGACCGGAAAGGATGTGGTACCTGCTTAG
- a CDS encoding carboxy-terminal kinesin 2, producing MKSSCTGGSGTGRCSNGAEPIPSFPFTRLFPHLHHPSGFTVLHYVSSVTTTPSPIASGALLLASNFALQRELIPRFRSLSMDGSVENAVQRPSGLRPPTRIGALNDISESQNNARAKNTMLPLAGHSNLKRQTKDDSLPQQPESKQRKTLAERAAEFGVKSNVAATPAPRHVKASSIASLAANRLPSATPAVNRQPTRNNFGTSVGPGARPPSAAGRSQTFARSVNGGPRGTVRPRPATAFGSYAAVDEDDPPRQNGWDVDERLQKVESQWQEMQSVMKETVSEKKSMEHEIESANKRANALENELLGLRQQVQTLTLDLESERRTHKYDLEDKIREHRNELDNLRRQLRDEVERAERGEREAREAAERQKEQFAIEQARMAEDREQMRVMGRALQEKDTEIDSLRAMFERLRIDLDREREDMRAQLGSKEQEAGRLLREKERENDDMRSQVERLKGDLDREMTLKEGVQRAAVEMQTANLGLEAQIQQLQGKIRFLESSNQQQADSYTEMESKLQEALQAADEAKQKLIKEETERRVLFNKYQELKGNIRVMCRVRPVLDRSEGEEAGLAFPDSKTSAQIDVQTEERSATGTVTRRVMPFEFDRVFAPNVQNEEVFGEISQLVQSALDGFNVCIFCYGQTGSGKTYTMSSPDGMIPRATNMIYETIEQLKQKSWTYTMEGSFVEVYNEELHDLLASERERRKLTIQHDEVRKQTTVVNCKTVHLDRPEKVETMLRQAQGNRSVAATKANERSSRSHSVFMLKLVGTNSATGERCEGTLNLVDLAGSERLKHSQAEGDRMRETQSINKSLSCLGDVIEALGRKGSSSPGAHVPYRNSKLTHLLQFSLGGNSKTLMFVMVSPLEAHLKETVTSLRFATKVHNTHIGTAKSTKKLTQ from the exons ATGAAATCCTCATGCACCGGGGGTTCAGGGACAGGACGCTGCAGCAACGGGGCCGAACCTAttccttcttttccttttacaCGCCTCTTTCCTCACCTCCACCACCCTTCCGGCTTCACcgtgctacattacgtatcgtCCGTCACAACGACTCCTTCGCCCATCGCCTCGGGAGCACTGCTCCTTGCCTCGAATTTTGCGCTCCAACGTGAACTCATCCCCCGCTTCCGATCGCTCAGTATGGATGGCAGTGTCGAGAATGCG GTCCAGCGTCCCTCTGGCCTGCGCCCTCCGACTAGAATCGGCGCATTGAACGACATATCAGAATCGCAAAACAACGCACGCGCTAAGAACACCATGTTGCCTTTGGCAGGACATTCCAACCTCAAGCGACAAACAAAAGATGATTCTC TCCCCCAACAACCAGAGTCAAAACAACGAAAGACCTTGGCTGAGAGGGCCGCCGAATTCGGTGTCAAGTCAAATGTCGCCGCTACCCCGGCCCCTCGACACGTTAAAGCCTCGTCGATTGCTAGCCTAGCTGCA AACCGCCTACCTTCAGCCACCCCCGCTGTGAACAGGCAACCTACCAGAAACAACTTTGGAACCAGTGTCGGACCAGGTGCTCGCCCACCATCGGCTGCCGGCAGGTCACAGACTTTCGCCAGATCAGTCAACGGAGGTCCACGAGGAACTGTCCGCCCGCGCCCAGCGACAGCATTCGGTAGTTATGCCGCAGTCGACGAGGACGATCCACCCAGGCAAAATG GATGGGATGTGGACGAAAGGTTGCAAAAGGTCGAATCACAATGGCAAGAAATGCAGAGTGTGATGAAGGAAACAGTTTCCGAGAAGAAATCCATGGAGCACGAAATCGAGTCTGCCAACAAAAGAG CAAATGCTCTGGAAAACGAGCTTCTCGGCCTGCGCCAGCAGGTCCAAACACTAACTTTAGATCTCGAGTCTGAACGGAGGACACACAAGTACGATTTAGAGGACAAGATTAGGGAACACCGAAACGAACTGGACAATCTCCGACGGCAACTACGCGACGAAGTTGAACGGGCCGAGCGTGGCGAGCGAGAGGCTCGCGAGGCTGCCGAAAGGCAGAAGGAGCAGTTTGCCATCGAACAAGCTCGAATGGCAGAAGACCGTGAACAGATGCGCGTCATGGGTCGCGCTTTACAAGAAAAGGACACGGAAATCGACAGTCTGCGAGCGATGTTTGAAAGGTTACGAATCGACCTGGACAGGGAGAGAGAGGACATGCGCGCGCAGCTTGGTTCGAAAGAGCAAGAAGCCGGCCGACTGTTGCGCGAAAAGGAACGGGAAAATGACGACATGCGGTCCCAGGTAGAACGCCTGAAAGGTGACCTCGATCGCGAGATGACTCTCAAGGAAGGCGTGCAGAGGGCAGCTGTTGAGATGCAGACGGCCAACTTGGGTCTCGAGGCTCAGATTCAACAACTACAAGGGAAAATCCGCTTCTTGGAGTCCAGCAACCAGCAGCAGGCAGACTCGTACACCGAGATGGAATCCAAACTACAGGAAGCTCTCCAGGCGGCAGATGAAGCCAAGCAGAAGTTGATCAAGGAAGAGACAGAGAGGAGAGTCCTGTTCAACAAGTATCAAGAGCTCAAGGGTAACATCCGCGTCATGTGTCGTGTGAGGCCGGTACTCGATAGGTCAGAAGGCGAAGAGGCTGGCTTGGCCTTCCCCGACTCCAAAACCTCTGCGCAGATTGACGTCCAGACCGAGGAGCGGAGCGCGACAGGCACAGTAACCCGACGCGTCATGCCTTTCGAATTCGATAGGGTGTTTGCGCCCAACGTGCAGAACGAGGAGGTATTTGGCGAAATATCGCAACTCGTTCAGAGCGCGCTGGATGGTTTCAACGTGTGCATCTTTTGCTACGGCCAGACCGGGTCGGGTAAGACGTACACAATGTCTAGCCCTGACGGCATGATACCTCGGGCGACAAATATGATCTACGAGACAATCGAGCAGCTCAAGCAAAAATCGTGGACTTACACGATGGAGGGTAGCTTCGTTGAGGTGTACAACGAGGAGCTTCATGACTTGCTGGCTTCAGAGCGCGAGAGAAGGAAGTTGACGATCCAGCACGACGAGGTCCGGAAACAGACGACGGTTGTTAACTGCAAAACCGTTCACCTGGACCGGCCGGAGAAGGTCGAGACCATGCTGCGCCAGGCACAGGGCAACCGTTCAGTAGCTGCCACCAAGGCCAACGAGCGGTCATCGAGGTCTCACTCGGTGTTTATGCTCAAGCTGGTCGGCACCAACTCGGCGACGGGCGAGCGGTGCGAGGGCACACTGAACTTGGTCGATTTGGCCGGTTCGGAGCGACTCAAGCACTCGCAGGCCGAGGGCGATCGGATGCGCGAGACGCAGAGCATCAACAAGTCGCTTTCTTGCCTCGGAGATGTTATCGAGGCGCTTGGCCGCAAGGGCAGCTCCTCCCCAGGGGCCCACGTACCTTATCGCAACTCGAAGCTGACGCATCTTTTGCAGTTCTCGCTTGGCGGGAACAGCAAGACGTTGATGTTTGTCATGGTGAGCCCGCTTGAGGCGCACCTGAAGGAGACGGTGACGAGTTTGAGGTTTGCTACCAAG GTGCACAACACGCATATTGGCACGGCCAAGTCAACCAAGAAGCTTACACAGTAG
- a CDS encoding SnodProt1, whose protein sequence is MQFSNILSIFTLAAAAQAVSVSYDTGYDDGSRSLTAVSCSDGANGLITKYGWQTQGQIRNFPYIGGVDAVGGWNSPSCGTCWQLTYNGKSINVLAIDHASGFNIGLAAMNDLTNGQAGSLGRIEAQSQQVGLNACGL, encoded by the exons ATGCAGTTCTCCAACATCCTCTCCATCTTCaccctggccgccgccgcccaggcCGTCAGCGTCTCATACGACACCGGCTACGACGACGGCTCCCGCTCCCTGACCGCCGTCTCTTGCTCCGACGGCGCCAACGGCCTCATCACCAAGTACGGCTGGCAGACTCAGGGCCAGATCCGCAACTTCCCCTACATTGGAGGTGTCGATGCCGTCGGTGGATGGAACTCGCCTAGC TGCGGTACCTGCTGGCAGCTCACCTACAACGGCAAGTCCATCAACGTTCTCGCCATCGACCACGCCTCTGGCTTCAACATTGGCCTCGCCGCCATGAACGACCTCACCAACGGCCAGGCCGGCAGCCTCGGCCGCATTGAGGCCCAGTCCCAGCAGGTCGGCCTCAACGCCTGCGGCCTGTAA
- a CDS encoding dihydroxy-acid dehydratase — protein MMSSNLLRARVPKALAATRSHAALFSTTSRRAEQLNKTSAKITQPKSQGASQAMLYATGLTEEDMNKPQVGISSVWYEGNPCNMHILKLSERIRDSVKAANLVPMRFNTIGVSDGISMGTTGMRYSLQSREIIADSIETVMQGQWYDANISIPGCDKNMPGVLIALGRVNRPSLIVYGGTIKPGCSQKGEPIDIVSAFQAYGQYLTGEITEEQRFDIIRNACPGGGACGGMYTANTLASAIETLGMSLPGSSSNPAEHPSKLAECDQVGEAIKNILREDVRPRDIMTRQAFENAMVVVSILGGSTNAVLHLLAVADAVGVKLTIDDFQAVSDRTPLLADLKPSGKYVMEDVHKIGGTPSLLRFLAKEGLIDASGITVTGKTMKENLDKYPDFPADQPIIRPLSNPLKSTGHIQILRGSLAPGGSVGKITGKEGLQFTGKARCYDCEDDFIESLERGEIKKGEKTVVIIRYEGPKGGPGMPEMLKPSSAIMGAGLGKDVALITDGRFSGGSHGFLIGHVVPEAMEGGPIALVRDGDTITIDAEKRVIDTDVSDKTMAERRAEWKAPPIRETRGTLAKYAALVSDASSGCVTDKVAR, from the exons ATGATGTCCTCAAACCTGCTGCGCGCCAGGGTGCCCAAGGCCCTGGCTGCCACCAGGAGCCATGC GGCCCTCTTCTCCACAACCTCGCGCCGCGCTGAGCAACTGAACAAGACTTCGGCCAAGATCACACAGCCCAAGTCCCAGGGTGCGTCACAGGCCATGCTGTACGCCACCGGCTTGACCGAGGAGGACATGAACAAGCCGCAGGTCGGCATCTCGTCGGTCTGGTACGAGGGCAACCCCTGCAACATGCACATCCTCAAGCTGTCGGAGCGGATCCGCGACTCCGTCAAGGCCGCCAACCTGGTCCCCATGCGCTTCAACACCATTGGAGTCTCGGACGGTATCAGCATGGGCACGACCGGCATGCGCTATTCGCTGCAGAGCCGTGAGATCATCGCCGACAGTATCGAGACCGTCATGCAGGGCCAGTGGTACGATGCCAACATCTCCATCCCGGGCTGCGACAAGAACATGCCCGGTGTTCTCATCGCCCTCGGCCGTGTCAACCGCCCCAGTTTGATCGTTTACGGCGGTACCATCAAGCCCGGCTGCAGCCAAAAGGGCGAGCCCATCGACATCGTCAGCGCCTTCCAGGCCTACGGCCAGTACCTGACTGGTGAGATCACCGAGGAGCAGCGGTTCGACATCATCCGGAACGCGTGCCCCGGCGGTGGTGCATGCGGTGGCATGTACACTGCCAACACTTTGGCGTCGGCTATCGAGACTCTGGGCATGAGCTTGCCgggaagcagcagcaaccccgCAGAGCACCCCAGCAAGCTGGCCGAATGTGACCAGGTTGGCGAGGCCATCAAGAACATCCTCCGTGAGGACGTGCGCCCCCGCGACATCATGACGAGGCAGGCCTTTGAGAACGCCATGGTTGTAGTCAGCATCCTTGGTGGAAGCACCAACGCCGTCCTGCACCTGCTTGCCGTTGCCGATGCGGTCGGTGTCAAGCTTACCATTGACGACTTCCAAGCCGTTTCCGACCGGACACCGCTCCTGGCAGACCTCAAGCCTTCGGGCAAATACGTCATGGAGGATGTACACAAGATTGGTGGCACGCCATCTCTCCTGCGCTTCCTGGCCAAGGAGGGCTTGATCGATGCTTCTGGCATCACCGTCACTGGCAAGACCATGAAGGAGAACTTGGACAAGTACCCCGACTTCCCGGCCGACCAGCCCATCATCCGGCCTCTCAGCAACCCCCTCAAGTCCACGGGCCACATCCAGATCCTCCGCGGTAGTCTCGCACCCGGTGGCTCTGTCGGCAAGATTACCGGCAAGGAGGGTCTTCAGTTCACTGGCAAGGCCCGCTGCTACGACTGCGAGGACGACTTTATCGAGTCGCTCGAGCGTGGCGAGATCAAGAAGGGTGAGAAGACGGTTGTCATCATCCGTTACGAGGGCCCCAAGGGTGGTCCCGGCATGCCCGAGATGCTGAAGCCCAGCTCGGCCATCATGGGTGCCGGTCTCGGCAAGGACGTTGCCCTCATCACTGACGGTCGCTTCTCTGGCGGTTCGCACGGATTCCTCATCGGACACGTTGTGCCCGAGGCCATGGAGGGCGGACCTATCGCACTTGTTCGCGATGGCGACACCATTACTATTGATGCGGAGAAGCGGGTGATCGACACGGACGTGTCGGACAAGACCATGGCGGAGCGCCGCGCCGAGTGGAAGGCTCCCCCGATCAGGGAGACCAGGGGAACGCTGGCCAAGTACGCAGCGCTGGTTAGCGACGCGAGCAGTGGTTGCGTGACGGACAAGGTCGCGCGATAA